In Inquilinus sp. KBS0705, one genomic interval encodes:
- the araA gene encoding L-arabinose isomerase yields the protein MIDLKTFEVWFITGSQNLYGEETLRQVAEHSKHIADGLNQAGQIPVRVVYKPVVKSTEEIYTTLQEANLAPNCIGIITWMHTFSPAKMWIRGLNILQKPMLHLHTQYNRDIPWSSIDMDFMNLNQSAHGDREFGFMVSRLRKNRKVVVGHWQDTEVLGQIDSWTRAAAGWHDWQGAKFARFGDNMRFVAVTDGDKVEAETKFGFAVNSYGIGDLVAIINSISEAEVNALTTKYEAEYNMDASLKKGGDKYSSVYEAAKIELGLRKFLEDGGFKGFTDTFEDLHGMVQLPGIAAQRLMADGYGFAGEGDWKTTALVRAFKVMGSGLAGGNAFMEDYTYHFDPNNELVLGSHMLEIDASLANGKASLEVHPLGIGGKADPARLVFNVAGGNALNASLIDMGNRFRLLINEVEAVEPQNDLPNLPVARVLWKPLPDMKIGCAAWIYAGGAHHTAYSQNLTAEHLQDFADMAGIEFLRIGKNTTIEQFRNELRWNEVAYR from the coding sequence ATGATCGATCTAAAAACATTTGAAGTTTGGTTCATCACCGGGAGCCAAAACTTGTATGGCGAAGAAACTTTAAGGCAGGTTGCCGAGCACTCTAAACACATTGCCGATGGTTTAAACCAGGCCGGGCAAATTCCGGTACGTGTGGTATACAAACCGGTAGTAAAAAGCACCGAAGAAATATACACCACTTTGCAGGAAGCCAACTTAGCGCCAAACTGCATAGGCATTATTACCTGGATGCATACTTTTTCGCCGGCAAAAATGTGGATACGCGGCTTAAACATTCTGCAAAAGCCAATGCTACACCTGCATACCCAATACAACCGCGATATTCCGTGGAGCTCGATAGATATGGATTTTATGAACCTGAACCAAAGCGCGCACGGTGATAGGGAGTTTGGGTTTATGGTATCGCGCCTGCGCAAAAACCGCAAGGTGGTGGTTGGTCATTGGCAAGATACCGAAGTATTGGGTCAGATTGATAGCTGGACCCGCGCTGCTGCCGGCTGGCACGATTGGCAGGGCGCTAAGTTTGCCCGTTTTGGCGATAACATGCGCTTTGTAGCCGTTACAGATGGTGATAAAGTAGAGGCCGAAACCAAGTTTGGTTTTGCTGTAAACAGCTACGGTATTGGCGACCTTGTTGCCATAATAAACAGCATAAGCGAGGCAGAAGTTAACGCCCTAACCACCAAATATGAAGCCGAGTACAACATGGATGCCTCGCTAAAAAAAGGTGGAGATAAATATTCATCCGTTTACGAGGCGGCTAAGATCGAGCTTGGCTTGCGTAAGTTTTTAGAAGATGGCGGCTTTAAAGGTTTTACAGATACGTTTGAAGACCTGCATGGCATGGTACAGCTGCCCGGCATAGCTGCCCAGCGTTTAATGGCCGATGGCTATGGCTTTGCAGGCGAAGGCGATTGGAAAACTACCGCGCTGGTGCGCGCATTTAAAGTAATGGGCAGCGGCCTTGCAGGCGGCAACGCCTTTATGGAAGATTACACCTACCACTTTGACCCGAATAACGAGCTGGTTTTAGGATCGCACATGCTGGAGATTGATGCATCGTTAGCCAACGGCAAGGCATCACTTGAAGTACACCCGCTGGGCATTGGCGGCAAAGCCGACCCTGCCCGTTTGGTTTTTAACGTAGCCGGTGGTAACGCGCTTAACGCATCGCTAATAGATATGGGTAACCGTTTTCGCCTGCTGATAAACGAGGTAGAGGCTGTTGAGCCACAAAACGACCTGCCTAATTTGCCTGTTGCCCGTGTGCTTTGGAAGCCATTGCCCGATATGAAAATAGGTTGCGCAGCATGGATATATGCAGGCGGCGCACACCATACCGCCTACAGCCAAAATTTAACTGCCGAACACCTGCAGGACTTTGCAGACATGGCCGGTATTGAATTTTTACGCATTGGCAAAAACACCACTATAGAGCAGTTTAGAAATGAATTGCGCTGGAACGAAGTAGCTTACCGATAA
- a CDS encoding L-ribulose-5-phosphate 4-epimerase, with the protein MSQYQHIKQIAFEANMQLPKLGLVLFTFGNVSAADRDLGVFAIKPSGVPYDELSPDKMVIVNFDGQTIEGNHRPSSDTQTHAVLYKQWPNIGGIVHTHSTFATAWAQSQRCIPIFGTTHADHLTTDVPCAPPMSDAMIQGDYEYQTGFQIIDHFKELGLSYEEVEMVLVGNHAPFTWGKTADKAVYNSAVLETVAHMAYLTEQINPNAPRLKDALIKKHFERKHGPDSYYGQ; encoded by the coding sequence ATGAGCCAATATCAACATATAAAGCAAATTGCTTTTGAGGCCAATATGCAACTGCCTAAACTGGGCCTGGTGCTTTTTACCTTTGGCAACGTAAGCGCCGCCGACAGGGATCTGGGTGTATTTGCCATTAAACCAAGCGGTGTACCCTATGATGAACTTTCGCCAGATAAAATGGTGATCGTAAACTTTGATGGACAAACCATTGAAGGCAACCACAGACCATCGTCGGACACTCAAACGCATGCGGTTTTGTACAAGCAGTGGCCAAATATAGGCGGCATAGTACACACCCACTCTACCTTTGCTACGGCCTGGGCACAATCGCAACGCTGTATTCCTATTTTTGGCACCACACACGCCGACCATTTGACTACCGATGTACCATGCGCGCCGCCCATGAGCGATGCAATGATACAGGGTGATTACGAATACCAAACGGGTTTCCAGATCATAGATCATTTTAAAGAATTAGGCCTTAGCTACGAAGAAGTAGAGATGGTACTGGTGGGCAACCATGCGCCATTTACCTGGGGTAAAACAGCAGATAAAGCGGTTTATAACAGCGCCGTTTTAGAAACCGTAGCGCACATGGCTTACTTAACCGAGCAAATAAACCCCAATGCCCCGCGCCTTAAAGACGCGCTGATAAAAAAACATTTTGAACGCAAGCATGGCCCCGACTCTTATTATGGCCAGTAA
- a CDS encoding ribulokinase: MSKDQFVIGIDYGSDSVRSVIVNALNGQEIASSVFNYPRWRDGLYCDPSKNQFRQHPLDYIEGLENTIKDCIASAGGPAIAKAIKGISVDTTGSTPVAVDQTGTPLALLPQFKTNPNAMFVLWKDHTAIKEAAEINEHATKFDTNYLKYVGGIYSSEWFWAKLLHTVRVDSEVNDALHSWVEHCDWIPFLLTGGNNAKDIKRGRCSAGHKALWAEEFDGLPPDEFFSSLDPILTGITQKLYTDTYTADQAAGNLSTEWAERLGLSTDVVVGTGAFDAHMGAVGGQIEPYYLSKVMGTSTCDILVAPNKDVEGKLVKGICGQVNGSVIPGMAGLEAGQSAFGDTYAWFKNLISWPVNNLLSQATAIDKATAEALKEELSELIIPELSRQAALLPVDEQSELAIDWFNGRRTPDADQALKGVINGLNLGSDAPRVFRALAEATCFGAKSIVDRFISEGIPVKGIIGIGGVAKKSPYIMQMMADVLGMPIRIHQFKHTCALGAAMFAAVVAGIHPNVEAAMQAMGGGFDVSYEPNAQLQAVYQKRYQQYIKLGGYIAGQTNANLNKQLQNA; encoded by the coding sequence ATGAGTAAGGATCAGTTTGTGATCGGGATAGACTATGGGTCCGATTCCGTTCGCTCGGTAATTGTTAATGCGCTTAACGGCCAGGAGATTGCCTCGTCGGTATTTAATTATCCACGCTGGCGCGATGGCCTGTATTGCGACCCATCAAAAAACCAGTTCAGGCAGCACCCGCTCGATTATATTGAGGGACTTGAAAACACCATAAAAGATTGTATAGCCAGCGCAGGCGGGCCCGCTATTGCGAAAGCCATTAAAGGGATATCGGTTGATACCACAGGATCTACCCCCGTAGCGGTAGACCAAACAGGCACCCCACTGGCTTTACTGCCGCAGTTTAAAACCAACCCCAATGCCATGTTTGTTTTATGGAAAGACCACACCGCCATAAAAGAAGCCGCAGAAATAAACGAACACGCTACTAAATTTGACACCAACTACCTTAAATATGTAGGGGGTATATATTCGTCAGAGTGGTTTTGGGCCAAGCTATTGCATACAGTAAGGGTAGATAGCGAAGTTAACGATGCCCTGCACTCGTGGGTTGAGCATTGCGACTGGATACCGTTTTTACTAACCGGCGGCAATAATGCTAAAGATATTAAACGTGGCCGTTGCTCTGCCGGGCACAAGGCCCTTTGGGCCGAAGAATTTGACGGCTTACCGCCCGATGAATTTTTTAGTTCGCTTGACCCTATTTTAACGGGCATAACCCAAAAACTTTATACCGATACCTATACCGCCGACCAGGCAGCAGGTAATTTAAGCACCGAATGGGCCGAAAGGTTAGGGCTTAGTACCGATGTTGTTGTAGGCACAGGTGCCTTTGATGCCCATATGGGCGCCGTAGGCGGGCAAATAGAGCCTTATTACTTGAGCAAGGTAATGGGTACATCAACCTGCGATATTTTGGTGGCCCCTAATAAAGATGTAGAAGGCAAGCTGGTTAAAGGTATTTGCGGGCAGGTAAATGGTTCGGTTATACCGGGTATGGCTGGTTTAGAGGCCGGGCAATCGGCCTTTGGCGATACTTACGCCTGGTTTAAAAATTTAATATCGTGGCCGGTAAATAACCTGCTATCGCAGGCAACCGCTATTGATAAAGCAACCGCCGAAGCGCTAAAGGAAGAACTATCAGAGTTAATTATACCCGAACTAAGCAGGCAAGCGGCATTATTGCCCGTTGATGAACAAAGCGAACTGGCGATCGATTGGTTTAATGGCCGCCGCACCCCGGATGCCGACCAGGCATTAAAAGGTGTAATAAATGGTTTAAATTTAGGCAGCGATGCCCCGCGTGTTTTCCGTGCCCTGGCCGAGGCTACCTGCTTTGGCGCAAAAAGTATTGTCGATCGTTTTATAAGCGAGGGCATACCGGTTAAAGGCATTATCGGTATAGGCGGTGTGGCAAAAAAATCGCCGTATATTATGCAAATGATGGCCGATGTTTTAGGCATGCCTATCCGCATACATCAATTTAAACACACCTGCGCTTTAGGCGCGGCTATGTTTGCAGCAGTTGTAGCGGGTATACACCCCAACGTAGAAGCGGCTATGCAGGCAATGGGCGGCGGTTTTGATGTAAGCTACGAGCCTAATGCGCAATTGCAAGCCGTTTACCAAAAACGTTATCAGCAATATATAAAGCTGGGCGGCTATATTGCCGGGCAAACCAATGCCAATTTAAACAAGCAACTTCAAAACGCTTAG
- the mnmH gene encoding tRNA 2-selenouridine(34) synthase MnmH, whose product MVKPITIQNFLKLDGNIPLTDVRTSAEFAQGHIPGAFNIPLFTNEERVKVGTTYKQVGREEAILLGFDLTGPKWSGFIKQALEIAPGKKIGVHCWRGGMRSGAMAWALDLYGFEVYLIQGGYKTYRRWVQQLFGHTYPLCILGGMTGSGKTRILHQLKVMGEQVIDLEDLAQHQGSSYGTMNKMVQPTQEQFENDLGYHLSKLNTAQRTWVEDESLTIGKRSIPNAFWHQMRDAVLIDIKVDVQQRIASLALEYGALDKDFLVECTERIRKRLGPEQTKHAVAAIKENRMPDFIKIVLVYYDKTYRAGLSKRDAGKVFPLDISGEDVVAMANQILNFTHNLPVNETVA is encoded by the coding sequence ATGGTTAAGCCAATTACGATCCAAAATTTTTTAAAGTTAGACGGAAACATCCCTTTAACAGATGTGCGCACATCTGCCGAATTTGCGCAGGGGCATATTCCGGGCGCATTCAACATTCCGTTATTTACCAACGAAGAAAGGGTTAAAGTAGGCACTACCTACAAACAGGTAGGCCGCGAAGAAGCTATTTTATTAGGCTTTGATCTTACCGGCCCCAAATGGTCGGGTTTTATTAAGCAAGCCCTTGAAATTGCACCCGGTAAAAAAATTGGGGTACACTGCTGGCGGGGTGGTATGCGTAGCGGGGCTATGGCCTGGGCGCTTGACCTGTATGGCTTTGAAGTTTATTTGATACAGGGTGGGTACAAAACCTACCGCCGCTGGGTTCAACAGCTGTTTGGGCATACTTATCCGCTATGTATATTAGGGGGGATGACAGGCTCGGGCAAAACGCGCATATTACATCAGCTTAAGGTAATGGGCGAACAGGTAATAGACCTGGAGGACCTTGCACAACACCAGGGTTCATCATACGGTACCATGAACAAAATGGTGCAGCCAACACAAGAGCAGTTTGAAAACGACCTTGGATATCACCTCAGCAAACTAAACACCGCGCAACGCACATGGGTAGAGGACGAAAGCCTTACCATAGGTAAACGATCTATCCCCAATGCTTTTTGGCACCAAATGCGCGATGCCGTATTGATTGATATAAAGGTTGATGTACAGCAACGCATCGCATCATTAGCCCTTGAATATGGTGCTTTAGACAAAGATTTTTTAGTAGAATGTACCGAGCGTATACGCAAACGCCTGGGCCCCGAACAAACCAAACACGCGGTAGCGGCGATAAAGGAAAACCGCATGCCCGACTTTATAAAAATTGTATTGGTTTATTACGACAAAACTTACCGCGCCGGCTTAAGTAAGCGCGATGCGGGTAAAGTATTTCCGCTGGATATTTCCGGCGAAGATGTAGTAGCTATGGCCAACCAAATTTTAAATTTTACCCATAACCTTCCAGTAAACGAAACAGTAGCCTGA